One Drosophila virilis strain 15010-1051.87 chromosome 5, Dvir_AGI_RSII-ME, whole genome shotgun sequence DNA window includes the following coding sequences:
- the LOC6625948 gene encoding uncharacterized protein: MKPILALSALLAILSSALVAGQVYNLSSLIGSGTSSNTPRICVLSNCNYYSNSNVCGRYGRSNLCKRFTNRCLLRYEACVNSVTYTSVALSMCSGIPVGTRRQCAGSTTSSSSTSNVQPIYISRRRG, translated from the coding sequence ATGAAACCCATATTGGCTCTGTCTGCGCTCTTGGCAATCCTGTCCAGCGCCTTGGTCGCCGGCCAAGTCTACAATCTCAGCAGCCTCATAGGCAgcggcaccagcagcaacacccCGAGGATCTGTGTCCTTTCCAACTGCAACTATTATTCCAATAGCAATGTCTGCGGTCGCTATGGACGCTCCAATCTCTGCAAGCGCTTCACCAACAGATGCCTGCTGCGCTACGAGGCTTGTGTCAATTCCGTAACCTACACCAGCGTCGCCCTGTCCATGTGCTCGGGCATTCCCGTAGGCACGCGCAGGCAATGCGCTGGCAGCACCACATCCTCGAGTTCCACATCGAATGTTCAGCCCATCTATATAAGCAGACGTCGCGGTTAA
- the LOC6626231 gene encoding uncharacterized protein produces the protein MKAVLLISIFLALVVLSTSSEQEAKASNLESCRRKVRANCQPNGKICVRIARSNLCELRSYSCKQRLANCKSNSNTLTNAFYQRVNIKLCSGMSINQSLPCVSGTNNAK, from the exons ATGAAAGCTGTTCTATTGATAAGCATATTTCTGGCCTTGGTAGTACTAAGCACATCCAGTGAACAGGAAGCGAAGGCGAGCAATTTGGAAAGCTGCCGGCGCAAGGTTCGAGCCAATTGTCAGCCAAATGGTAAAATATGCGTGCGCATAGCACGCAGCAATCTGTGTGAGCTGCGGAGCTACAGTTGCAAGCAAAGATTGGCCAATTGCAAGTCCAACAGCAATACACTGACAAACGCAT TTTATCAAAGAGTCAACATAAAACTCTGCTCGGGcatgtcaatcaatcaaagcTTGCCCTGCGTCAGTGGCACCAACAACGCCaagtaa